ACAGTTCGCCGACCGGGCCGCTCTGAGCGCCGAGGAGGCCGCCGCCTGGATGGTCACCGCCGCACGCACCCGCCCGGTGCGGATCGCCCCCCGGCTGGCGGTGGGGATGCGGGCGTTGGACGTGGTCGGCCCCAGCTGGGTCAACGCACTGCTCAAAGGACAGCCGGAGAGCCGTCCGGGCACCTGACGGGAGGACACCGATGGAGATTCTGGCCAGCCGGGTGCTGTTTCGCCCCCGCGACTACCGGCGTTCACTGCGGTTCTACCGCGACGAACTCGGGTTGGCGATCGCCCGCGACTACGGCGCCGGCACCGTGTTCTACGCCGGCCAGTCGCTGATCGAACTGGCCGGTCACGGCGACCCGCCGCTCGGAACGCCCCCGTTTGCCGGCGCGCTGTGGCTGCAGGTCCGCGACGTGCGCGCCACCCAGGCCGACCTGGAGGCTCGCGGGGTGGCGATCGCCCGGGAGGCCCGACGCGAACCGTGGGGGCTGCACGAGATGCACGTCACCGACCCCGACGGGATCACCCTGATCTTCGTGCAGATACCCGAGGAGCATCCGCTGCGGCGCGACTCCAGGTTAACCGCGGGGTAACATCGGGCAACGAATCGGCACACGCCCTTCGCTTTTGCTCGGTTTTGTTCGACTTTGAGCCCCGCCTACCCGCAGAATTGAGCCCGTGAGTCTCGAGCTGTTCTTGTTGATCATCGTCGTGATCACGGCACTGGCCTTCGACTTCACCAACGGTTTTCACGACACCGGCAACGCGATGGCCACCTCGATCGCCAGCGGGGCGCTGACCCCCAAGGCGGCGGTCTCGCTGTCGGCGGTGCTCAACCTGCTCGGCGCGTTTTTGTCCACCGCGGTGGCCGCGACCATCGCCAAGGGTCTGGTCGACGCGAACCTGGTCACCCTCGAGCTGCTCTTCGCCGGGCTGGTCGGCGGCATCGTGTGGAACCTGCTGACCTGGCTGCTGGGCATCCCGTCGAGTTCCTCCCATGCGCTGGTCGGCGGCATCATCGGCGCGATGATCGCCGCGGTCGGCGGCCACGGCGTGCTGTGGACCGGGGTGGTCTCGCTGGTGCTGGTGCCCGCCGTGGTCGCCGCCACCGTGGCGATCCTGGTCGCCGCCGTCGGCACCGCGCTGGTGCACCGCATCATCCGCGGCCTCGAGGAGAACCGCACCGAGCGGGGTTTCCGCCGCGGCCAGATCGGGTCGGCGGCGCTGGTGTCGCTGGCGCACGGCACCAACGACGCCCAGAAGACGATGGGCGTGATCTTTTTGGCGTTGATGTCCTACGGCGCGGTCTCCACCTCGGCGACGCTGCCGCCGCTGTGGGTGATCGTCGCCTGCGCCACCGCGATGGCCGCCGGCACCTACATGGGCGGCTGGCGCATCATCCGCACCCTGGGCAAGGGCCTGGTCGAGATCAAACCGCCGCAGGGCATGGCCGCCGAATCCGCGGCCGCCGCGGTCATCCTGCTCTCCAGCCACTTCGGCTACTCGCTGTCGACCACCCAGGTGGCCACCGGCTCGGTGCTCGGCAGCGGGGTCGGCAAGCCCGGCGCCCAGGTGCGCTGGGGGGTGGCCCGCCGGATGGTGACCGCCTGGCTGGTCACCCTGCCGCTGGCCGGGGTCGTCGGGGCCACCACCTATCTGCTGGTCGACGCGATCGGCGGCTATCTCGGGGTGATCCTGGGCTTCGCGCTGCTGGCGTCGGCGTCGCTGGCGATCTGGCTGCGCTCGCGGCGGGTGCGCATCGACCCCAGCAACGTCAACGACGACTGGGAGGGCAGCCTCACCGGCGGGATCGACCCCACCGCGGTGCCCGACGCCGCGCCGCTGCCGGGCGGCGGGGGCGCCGGGTTCGCCCCCGCCGAGCGTGCGCGCGCCCCCCGGCAGGTCGGCGCGCGGTGAGCGCCTGGTTCGACTACACCGCCACGCTGAAGATCCTGGCGTTCGGCGTGCTGGTCGGCGGTGCGCTGCCGGCGTTGTTCGCGGTCGGGGTGCGCCTGGGCGCCCCCGCTGCCGACGGGGCGCCCGGCCGCCGCCACCCGGTCTGGGTGGCGCTGAGCTGGGTGGTGTTCGCACTGGTGGCGGCCGCCGTCGTGGTCGGCGTGCTGTTCATCGCCCGCGACTTCCTGGTCCACCGGTTCGGCTGGCACCTGCTGGGTGCCGATCCGGTCGGTGCGGGCACGTAGCATCGGGGGGATTGTGTGCCCGGGATATCGCGTGCCGTGGAGCGGGAGTTGACGCTGTGAACCGATTCCTCGACGCCGTCGTCGCGTGGCTGCGTGCCGGCTACCCCGACGGGGTCCCGCAGACCGACTACATTCCGCTGCTGGCGTTGCTGTCGCGGCGGCTCACCAGCGACGAGGTCAAAGAGGTGGCCAGCGCGTTGATGCGCCGCGGCGACTTCGACCACGTCGACATCGGGGTGACGATCACCCAGATCACCGACGAGCTGCCCTCGGCCGACGACGTGGCCCGGGTGCGCGACCGGCTGGCCGCCAAGGGCTGGCCGTTCGACGACCAGCGCGACCCCGCCGGCGGTCCCCCGCGGGAGCACCCATAGGCGCCACGCTGCGCGCCGTCACGACCCGGCCCGGCCATGCCGTGTCCGATCTGCTGCCGGTCGTGGCCGACGTGCTCGACGGGCGCGGCGCGGCGCTGCTGCCGCTGGCCCCCGGCGTCGCGCCCGCGGCAGCGCTGCGGGTCGGGGCGCCGATCGACCCCGACATCGCGCTGGTGGCGACCACCTCGGGCACCACCGGTGCCCCGAAGGGGGCGTTGCTGACCGCCGCGGCGCTGCGCGCCGGCGCCACCGCCGCCCACGCCCGCCTCGGCGGGGCGGGCCGCTGGCTACTGGCCCTGCCGGCCCACCACATCGCCGGGATCCAGGTGCTGGTGCGCAGCGTGCTGGCCGGCAGCGCCCCGGTCGAGATGGATCCGAGCGCCGGATTCGACCCCGCCGGGCTGCCCGGCGCCGTCAGCGCCCTGGGATCGGGGCGACGCTACACGGCGCTGGTCGCCGCCCAGCTGGCCAAGGCGTTGGGCGACCCGGCGGCCACCGCCGCGCTGGCCGAGCTCGACGCGGTGCTGCTCGGCGGCGGCCCACTGCCGGCGCCGGTGCACGCCGCCGCCGCCGACGCCGGGATCACCGTGGTGCGCAGCTACGGCATGAGCGAGACCGCCGGCGGCTGCGTCTACGACGGGGTGGCGCTCGACGGGGTCCGGCTGCGCATCGGCGCCGACGGCCGCATCCACCTCGGCGGTGCCACCCTGGCGCGCGGCTACCGCAACCCGCCGCACCCGGATCCGTTCGCCGAGCCCGGCTGGTTCGTCACCGACGACCTCGGCACGGTCGACGCCGCCGGGGTGCTGCACGTGCTCGGCCGCGCCGACGAGGCGATCAGCACCGGCGGGCTCACCGTGGTGCCCCAGCCGGTGGAGGCCGCCCTGGCCGGCCATCCGGCGATCGCCGACGTCGCGGTGTTCGGGGTCCCCGACGACCGGCTGGGCCAGCGGGTGGTGGCCGCGGTGGTGGTCGCCGACGGGCGGCCCGCACCGACGGTGACCGCGCTGCGCGAGTATCTGGCCGCGACCCTGGCGGCCACCGCCGCGCCCCGCGAGCTTCATCTGCTCGACGCGTTGCCCCGCCGCGGGATCGGCAAGGTCGACCGCGCCGCGCTGGCCCGCCGGTTCGGCCGCTGACCGCGCCCGCGGGCGCTTCACGGCAGCGCGAACGGCAGCTCCACCCCGTCGTGGGCCACACAGTGGGTGCAGGACCGCTGCGCGGCGACCCGGTCGATCGCGGCGCGCACCAACGTTTTCAACGCCCCGATGTTCTTGGCGAACTCGGCGAACACGTCGACGGTGCGCACCCCGGCGCCGACCTCGATGCCGGCGTCCAGGTCGGTGACCAACGCGATGGGCGCGTAACACATCTCGAGTTCGCGGGCCAGCACCGCCTCCGGGTAGCCGGTCATGTTGATCAGTGAGAACCCGGCGTCGGCGAACCAGCGGCTCTCCGCGCGGGTGGAGAACCGCGGCCCTTCGATCACCACCATGGTGGCCCCGTCGACCACGTCGGGGCCGGCGGTGGCCGCGGCGCGCAGCGTCGGGCAGTAGGGGTCGGCGAACTCGACGTGGATTCCCCCGGAGTCGAAGTAGGTGTCGGCGCGCCCGCGGGTGCGATCGACCAGCTGGTCGGGGACCACCACGGTGCCCGGGCCCCACCGTGCGGTGAGGCTGCCGACCGCGCACGGCGCGAAGATGCGCCGCACCCCCGCCGCGCGCAGCGCCCACATGTTCGCCCGGTACGGCACGGTGTGCGCCGAGAACTCGTGGTCGGCGCCGTGGCGCGGCAGGAACGCCACCTCGTGGGCGCCGACGGTGCCGACGGTCAGCGGCGCGCTGGGCGCGCCGTAGGGGGTGTCGACGGTGACCGTGCGCGCGGCGGGCCCGAAAAACGAGTAGAAGCCGCTGCCGCCGATCACTCCGAGCATGCCGCTATTGTTCCCGGTGCGCCGGCCCGGCGCCGGGCCGGGCCCCTCACCGCTTCGCCGGCCACCACATCCGGTGCCCCAGCAGGCTCATCGCCGCCGGCAGCAGATAGGTCCGCACGACGGTGATGTCGAGCAGCAACCCGATCCCGATGGTCGACCCGATCTGCACCAGGTTGAGCACGGTGCCGCTCATCAGGGCGAACATGGTGATCGCGAACACCGCACCGGCGGTGGTGATCACCCGCCCGGTGCTGCCGAAGCCGCGGATGATGCCGCTGATCACCCCGCCGTCGGACTCCTCGCGGATCCGCGCGGCGAACAGCATGCTGTAGTCGGCGCCGACGGCGACCAGGGCCATGAACGCCACCGGCAGCACCGACCAGTCGACGTCGATGCCGATGAGGTGCTGCCAGATCACGACGGTGACCCCGGCGGCCGAGGCGAACGACGCCACCACCGCGGCGATCATCAGCAGCGGGGCGACGAGGCTGCGCAGCATGACGATGAGCACCAGGGTCACCGCGAGCACCGCCACGACACCGAAGAGCGCGAAATCGCGCCACGTCTGCTGCAGGTGGCTCTGCGACAGCGACGCCAGGCCGGTCGATTCGATCTCGGCGTGCTCGAGCACGGTGCCGGTGGCGGCGTGGCGGGCCGCCTCCACGACCGTCGGCACCGCGGCCAGCGCCTCGTGGCCGTAGGGGTTGACGGCCCAGACCGCCATCATCCGGGCGGTGCGCCCGTCCGGGGAGATCAGCAGGCGCTCACCGGCGGTGAACCGCGGATCGTGTTGGGCCTGCGGCGGCAGATAGAACCCGCGCCCGGCCCCGTCGCGGGTGTGCTCGGAGAGCCCGTGCAGATAGCGTGCGGCGCGGTCGAGTCCGGCGTTGAGTTCGGTGGTCAGCGCCACCATCGTGTCGGTGCCGGCCTTGACCTCGTCGAGGCCGCCGCGCAGCCGCCCCATCCCGTCGGCGAGCTCGCTGATCCCGGCGCTGAGCGCGTCGAGTTGGGCACCGGCCTGCTCGGGTCCGCGCTCACCGAGCCGGTCGAGCAGCGAGCGCAGGCCGTCGAGCGTGGCGCGCAGGTCGGGCAACGCGGCCACCGCCGCGGCGACGACGTCGTCGGGCACCACCGGGGCGAGCGCCTGCGCGCCGGTGACCGCCGCGAGCACGCGCCCGTCGGTGGCGTCGTTGAGTTCGACGAAGGCGCGCCGGGCCCGCAGGCACTGCGGGTCGGCGGCGCACTGCGGACCCGGATCGACGGCCGTCAGCGGGTCGAACACCGCGTGCAGTCCGGCGGTGGCGTCGCCCACGGCGTCCTGCCCGGCGGTGATCTCGGCGGCCACCGTCTCCAGGGCGGTGGTCGCCGTGGTCAGCGTGGCCACGGTCGCGGCCACGTCGAACGCTCCGCCGGAGAGCGACTCCAGGAGCCGATCGGCCGACCCCAGGGTGGTCAGCAGGGTGCGGGCCAGCCCGGTGACGTCGTCCACACCGCGGGTCAGCGCCGGCAGGCGCCGCTGCGCCTCGGCGGACCCGTCGCGCAGCTCGGTGACCCCGGCGGCCAGCCGGCGCAGCTGCGGGAGCTGATCGTCGATGCGGTGGCCGGCGTCGGTGAGGCCCTCGGCGACCTGACCGGTTTGGAAACCGATCGCGGTCTGGGCCAGCGGTTGGCCGTCGGGCCGGGTCAGCGAACGCACGTAGGCGATCTCGGGCAGCGCGCCCACCCCGCCGGCGATCAGGTCCAGGGCGGCCAGGTCCGCGGTGTTGCGCATGTCGTGATCGGCGCGGATCACCACGAACTCCGGGTCGACCTCGTCGCGGCCCCAGTGCCGCTGCACCGCCTCGTAGCCGCGTTTGCTGTCGGTGGCGCGCAGCTGCATGGCGTTCTCGTCCATGTTCGGCCGAAACGTCAGCAGCGCCGAGCTGGTCGCGAGCAGGAACACCAGGGTGCCCGCCGCCAGCGCCGGCGCGCGGCGCACGATGCGCGCCCCGCGGCGGCGCCACGCCCGCTCGTCGAGGGGCCGCGGTTCGGCGCGCCCACGCCGGCCCCACACCGCGATCAGCGCCGGGGTCAGCGTCAGGCTCACCGCGGCGGTGATCGCGATCGCCACGGCGATCGGCGGTCCGGCGGTGCGGAACATGCCGATCTTGGTGAAGACCATCGCCATGCCCGCCCCGGCGATCGTGAGCGCTGAGGCGACGACGATCGCCGCGGTCCGGGCCCCCGCGGCGCCCACCGCCGCCTCGACGGCCACCCCGCGCCGCCGGCCCTCGTGATAGTTGGCCAGCAGGAAGATGCCGTAGTCGGTGCCGGCGCCGAGGACCATCGCGGTGGCCAACGCGATGGTGAAGTTGGAGACCGGCAGCATCTCGGTGCCGCCGAGCAGCGAGATGACCGGCCGGGCCACCCCCAGCGAGGTGCCCACCGTCAGCAGCGGGATCAGCGCGGTGATCAGGGAGCGGTAGACCACCACCAGCAGCAGCGTGATCAGCGCCACCGACACCATCGTGATGATCACCAGCGACGTGTCGATGGCGGCGAACAGGTCGGAGAACGTCGGCGAGGGGCCGGTGAGGTTGACCACCAGCCCATCGGGCCGCGGCAGCTCGGCGATGAGGTCGCGCACCCGCTGGGTGGACTGGTGGGCCCGGGAGGATCCGACGTCGCCGGTGGTGGCGATGAGCAGTTCGATGGCCTGGCCGTCCGGGCTCAGGCCCAGCTTGTCGAGACCGGGGTTGCCGAACAGGTCCAGCACGTAGGCGACGTCCTCGTCGTCGTCGGCCAGCCGCTGCACCAGCCGGTGGTAGTGGTCGACGTCGGCCGGGCCCAGCACGCGGTCGGCGGAGAGCACCACCGCGCCGACCGCCGTGGAGTCCGGCACCCCGAAGTCGCGGGACATCTCCCGCAGGGTGGCGGTGGTCGCGCTCTCCGGGGTGAACGGCGCGGAGTGCTCGGCCACGGTGCGCTCCAGTTGCGGCACCGCCAGGTTCAGCGCCCCCACCAGGGCGAACCACGCGATCAGGACCCAGCGCGCGTGCCGCGAACAGGCCCGCGCCAGGCTCCCCGCGGCGGGCAGGTGGTGGGTGTTGGCCATGATCGCCCTCCGGTCGCGGCGCGGCACGCCGATGTATTATGCTAGGTAACATAGCATAATAATGGGCTATGCTGGTCGCGACGGTGGTGTGCGGTCGATCACGGGAGGACGACGACGGGTGGGAACTCGCAGCGATACGCGCAACCGGATGCTGGTCAGCGCCATCGAGCTGCTGCGGGAACGCGGCGCGGGCGCGGTCACCGTCGACGCGGTGCTCGCCCACAGCCGGGCGCCACGCGGGTCGGTCTACCACCATTTCCCGGGCGGACGCGAGCAGATCATGGCCGAGGCACTGCAGATCGCCGGGGACACCATCGGCGCGTTCATCGAGCAGGCCACCACGATCGACCCCCACACCGCCCTGGACCGGATGGCCGCGTTCTGGTCGTCGTCGCTGCGGGCCTCCGATTTCCGCGCGGGCTGCCCGGTGGTCTCGGTCGCCGTCGGCGCCGCCCCCGACGACGCACCGCTGCAGGTCACCGCCGCCGCCATGCTGGAGCGCTGGCACGGGGTGCTGCGGGCGGCGCTGATCGAGGTCGCCGTGCCGGCCGAGCGGGCCCGCCGGCTGGCCCACCTCACCGTCGCCACCCTCGAGGGCGCGGTGATCCTCTGCCGCGCCCGCCGCAGCCTCGAGCCGCTTGAGGACGCGGTCGCCGAACTGCACGAGCTGCTGGCCACGGTGGTGCCCGCCGGGTGAGCCGGCGGCGCCGCGGCGGCGCCGTGACAGGATCGGGACGTGGCCAGTCTCGCCGAGTGGATCGCCGGTGCGCGTCCGCGCACCCTGCCCAACGCGATCGCCCCGGTGATCGCCGGCACCGGGGCGGCGGCCTGGCTGGGTGGGGCCGACGTCGGGCGCGCACTGCTGGCGCTGCTGGTGGCGGTGGCGCTGATCGTGGGGGTGAACTACGCCAACGACTACTCCGACGGCATCCGCGGCACCGACGACGAGCGCACCGGGCCGGTGCGCCTGGTCGGTGCCCGGCTGGCCGCCCCGGCGGCGGTGCGCGCCGCCGCGGCGGGGGCGCTGTCGGTCGCCGCGCTGGCCGGGCTGGCCCTGGCGCTGCTCGCCGCCCCGTGGCTGATCGCGGTGGGGGTGGTGTGCCTGGCCGGGGCGTGGCTGTACACCGGCGGGTCACGCCCGTACGGCTACGCCGGGCTCGGCGAGGTCGCGGTGTTCGTGTTCTTCGGTCCGGTCGCGGTGCTGGGCACCCAGTACACCCAGGCGCTGCGCATCGACGCCGTGGGTGCGGTGGCCGCGGTCGCCGCCGGGGCGCTGTCCTCGGCGGTGCTGGTCGCCAACAACCTGCGCGACATCCCCACCGACGCCGCCGCCGGCAAGATCACCCTGGCGGTGCGCCTCGGCGACCGGCGCACCCGGAGGCTGTTCGCGCTGCTGCTGGCCGGCGCCGGGGCCGCCACGCTGGTGCTCACCGCGGCCACGCCGTGGTGTGCGGCCGCTCTGGTGGCCACGCCGCTGGCGTGGCGCGCCGCGGCACCGGTGCGCGCCGGGCGCCGCGGGGCGGCGCTGATCCCGGTGCTGCGCGACACCGGCCTGACCCTGCTGGTGTGGGCGCTGGCGGTGGCCGCGGCGCTGAGCTGGGCGCCGGGCTGAGCGCCGGTCACGACGACCGGTCGGCCTCCGGGGCGTCGGCGTCGGCCTCGGCGGCCGCGTCGGTGGCGTTCTCGGCGGCGCCCTCCCCGCGCAGCCGGGCGTGCAGCTGCTCGCGGTCGCGGCGGCGGCGCTCCCCGAGCGCGGCCAGATCGGCGGTAGCCCGCCGCCGTTGCGCGCCGAACAGCCAGATCCCCAACGGCAGGCCGATGATGAACGCGAACCCCAGGGCCACCACCAGCGGCAGATCGTCGACGCCGATCAGCCGCGCCACCCCGTAGATCAGCACGGTGAGCGCGGCCACCAAACCGAGTCTCAGCAGCGAATACACCACGATGTCGACGACGGCCCGCAGACCGGATTGCGCACGTTCACCCACGGCTGCAGCCTACGTGGCCCCTCGGCGGCGCAGGTATATTCGACTCCAGGAGGTGTTCCGTGATCTACCTGCTCCTCATTCTGGCGCTGGGGACGCTGGTGTACCTTGGCTGGCGCGCAACCCAGGCGCAGCACCGCCGGCCGACCCGGGTGATCGGCCCCGACGACGACCCGGAGTTTCTGGCGCGGCTGAGCCGCGGCGACACCGACCCCCGCTGACGGCGACCGGCGCGCACCTGCGCGCCGAGCGGACCGCTCACACCCGGATCAGACGAAGTGCTCGTTGGTGCGGTCGATGTTGGGGAAGCCGTCGGCGACGGTGGCCGCCAACTCCAGCAGCGCCTCGTGGGTCTCGCGTTTGAGCCGGGCCAGATCCACCTCGGCCCCCTCCTCCAGGTGCGGGTCGAACGGGATGAGCCGCACCGCCCGGCAGCGCTGCGAGAAGTGGTCGACGACCTTGCGCATGTCGACCTTGCCCGAACGCGGGCGCACCGCGTTGATCACCGCGATCGAGTTGCGCACCAGCTCCTGGTGGCCGTGGGCGTCGAGCCAGTCCAGCGTCGCCGAGGCGCTGCGCGCGCCGTCGACCGAGCCGGAGCTGACCACGATCAGCGCGTCGGACTTCTCCAGCACCGCGGTCATCGCCGAGTGCATCAACCCGGTGCCGCAGTCGGTGAGCACCAGGGAATAGAAACGCTCCAGCACCTCCAGGGTGCGGGTGTAGTCGTCGGCGCTGAACGCCTCGGAGACCGCCGGGTCGCTGTCGGAGGCCAGCACCTCCAGGCGGCTGGGCCCCTGGTTGGTGTAGCTGCGCACATCGCTGTAGCGGGCGATCCCGTCGGCGTCGCGCAGCAGGTGGCGCACCGTGGCCGCGGTCTCCAGCGGCACCTTCTGGCTCAGCGTGCCGCGGTCGGGGTTGGCGTCGATGGCCACCACCCGGTCCCCGCGGATCGACGCGAAGCTCGCACCGAGGGTCGCGGTGATCGTGGTCTTGCCGACCCCGCCCTTCAGCGACAGCAGCGCAAGCCGGTAGCAGCCCTGCAGCGGCTTGTTGGCCTGCACGGTCAGGGTGTTCTGCCGGATCGTGCGGGGGCTCTCCCCGACGTTGATCAGATGCCCGGACAGGTTGTAGAGAACGCGGCGCCATCCCCCCGACGGGGGTGGTTTGACCTGGCGCAACAGCGTGCTGGTCGACAGGTCGGCGTAGCGCGCCGG
This sequence is a window from Mycolicibacillus parakoreensis. Protein-coding genes within it:
- a CDS encoding VOC family protein — translated: MEILASRVLFRPRDYRRSLRFYRDELGLAIARDYGAGTVFYAGQSLIELAGHGDPPLGTPPFAGALWLQVRDVRATQADLEARGVAIAREARREPWGLHEMHVTDPDGITLIFVQIPEEHPLRRDSRLTAG
- a CDS encoding DUF3349 domain-containing protein, producing MNRFLDAVVAWLRAGYPDGVPQTDYIPLLALLSRRLTSDEVKEVASALMRRGDFDHVDIGVTITQITDELPSADDVARVRDRLAAKGWPFDDQRDPAGGPPREHP
- the menE gene encoding o-succinylbenzoate--CoA ligase, translating into MLDGRGAALLPLAPGVAPAAALRVGAPIDPDIALVATTSGTTGAPKGALLTAAALRAGATAAHARLGGAGRWLLALPAHHIAGIQVLVRSVLAGSAPVEMDPSAGFDPAGLPGAVSALGSGRRYTALVAAQLAKALGDPAATAALAELDAVLLGGGPLPAPVHAAAADAGITVVRSYGMSETAGGCVYDGVALDGVRLRIGADGRIHLGGATLARGYRNPPHPDPFAEPGWFVTDDLGTVDAAGVLHVLGRADEAISTGGLTVVPQPVEAALAGHPAIADVAVFGVPDDRLGQRVVAAVVVADGRPAPTVTALREYLAATLAATAAPRELHLLDALPRRGIGKVDRAALARRFGR
- a CDS encoding S-methyl-5'-thioadenosine phosphorylase yields the protein MLGVIGGSGFYSFFGPAARTVTVDTPYGAPSAPLTVGTVGAHEVAFLPRHGADHEFSAHTVPYRANMWALRAAGVRRIFAPCAVGSLTARWGPGTVVVPDQLVDRTRGRADTYFDSGGIHVEFADPYCPTLRAAATAGPDVVDGATMVVIEGPRFSTRAESRWFADAGFSLINMTGYPEAVLARELEMCYAPIALVTDLDAGIEVGAGVRTVDVFAEFAKNIGALKTLVRAAIDRVAAQRSCTHCVAHDGVELPFALP
- a CDS encoding MMPL family transporter, encoding MANTHHLPAAGSLARACSRHARWVLIAWFALVGALNLAVPQLERTVAEHSAPFTPESATTATLREMSRDFGVPDSTAVGAVVLSADRVLGPADVDHYHRLVQRLADDDEDVAYVLDLFGNPGLDKLGLSPDGQAIELLIATTGDVGSSRAHQSTQRVRDLIAELPRPDGLVVNLTGPSPTFSDLFAAIDTSLVIITMVSVALITLLLVVVYRSLITALIPLLTVGTSLGVARPVISLLGGTEMLPVSNFTIALATAMVLGAGTDYGIFLLANYHEGRRRGVAVEAAVGAAGARTAAIVVASALTIAGAGMAMVFTKIGMFRTAGPPIAVAIAITAAVSLTLTPALIAVWGRRGRAEPRPLDERAWRRRGARIVRRAPALAAGTLVFLLATSSALLTFRPNMDENAMQLRATDSKRGYEAVQRHWGRDEVDPEFVVIRADHDMRNTADLAALDLIAGGVGALPEIAYVRSLTRPDGQPLAQTAIGFQTGQVAEGLTDAGHRIDDQLPQLRRLAAGVTELRDGSAEAQRRLPALTRGVDDVTGLARTLLTTLGSADRLLESLSGGAFDVAATVATLTTATTALETVAAEITAGQDAVGDATAGLHAVFDPLTAVDPGPQCAADPQCLRARRAFVELNDATDGRVLAAVTGAQALAPVVPDDVVAAAVAALPDLRATLDGLRSLLDRLGERGPEQAGAQLDALSAGISELADGMGRLRGGLDEVKAGTDTMVALTTELNAGLDRAARYLHGLSEHTRDGAGRGFYLPPQAQHDPRFTAGERLLISPDGRTARMMAVWAVNPYGHEALAAVPTVVEAARHAATGTVLEHAEIESTGLASLSQSHLQQTWRDFALFGVVAVLAVTLVLIVMLRSLVAPLLMIAAVVASFASAAGVTVVIWQHLIGIDVDWSVLPVAFMALVAVGADYSMLFAARIREESDGGVISGIIRGFGSTGRVITTAGAVFAITMFALMSGTVLNLVQIGSTIGIGLLLDITVVRTYLLPAAMSLLGHRMWWPAKR
- a CDS encoding TetR/AcrR family transcriptional regulator: MGTRSDTRNRMLVSAIELLRERGAGAVTVDAVLAHSRAPRGSVYHHFPGGREQIMAEALQIAGDTIGAFIEQATTIDPHTALDRMAAFWSSSLRASDFRAGCPVVSVAVGAAPDDAPLQVTAAAMLERWHGVLRAALIEVAVPAERARRLAHLTVATLEGAVILCRARRSLEPLEDAVAELHELLATVVPAG
- a CDS encoding 1,4-dihydroxy-2-naphthoate polyprenyltransferase produces the protein MASLAEWIAGARPRTLPNAIAPVIAGTGAAAWLGGADVGRALLALLVAVALIVGVNYANDYSDGIRGTDDERTGPVRLVGARLAAPAAVRAAAAGALSVAALAGLALALLAAPWLIAVGVVCLAGAWLYTGGSRPYGYAGLGEVAVFVFFGPVAVLGTQYTQALRIDAVGAVAAVAAGALSSAVLVANNLRDIPTDAAAGKITLAVRLGDRRTRRLFALLLAGAGAATLVLTAATPWCAAALVATPLAWRAAAPVRAGRRGAALIPVLRDTGLTLLVWALAVAAALSWAPG
- a CDS encoding DUF4229 domain-containing protein translates to MGERAQSGLRAVVDIVVYSLLRLGLVAALTVLIYGVARLIGVDDLPLVVALGFAFIIGLPLGIWLFGAQRRRATADLAALGERRRRDREQLHARLRGEGAAENATDAAAEADADAPEADRSS
- a CDS encoding MinD/ParA family ATP-binding protein, coding for MSETPTQGGPGTPDDDHTRILGQAIRRDAGPGYGGFRSEQRFAEPGSTREWTSTPPVGMARPMDPPPPVYHGGVDTSAHPEPPRPEAPRPEPPRPEPPRPEPPRPEPHPDFLRGGPEPATAAQPAPPTDLLPAPPQAHLPARYADLSTSTLLRQVKPPPSGGWRRVLYNLSGHLINVGESPRTIRQNTLTVQANKPLQGCYRLALLSLKGGVGKTTITATLGASFASIRGDRVVAIDANPDRGTLSQKVPLETAATVRHLLRDADGIARYSDVRSYTNQGPSRLEVLASDSDPAVSEAFSADDYTRTLEVLERFYSLVLTDCGTGLMHSAMTAVLEKSDALIVVSSGSVDGARSASATLDWLDAHGHQELVRNSIAVINAVRPRSGKVDMRKVVDHFSQRCRAVRLIPFDPHLEEGAEVDLARLKRETHEALLELAATVADGFPNIDRTNEHFV